In Paenibacillus durus, the DNA window AATAGTGTGATAATTGATCCATCTAGATGATTAGAGGTCACTCAAACGCTGACTTTCTGGCGGGACGAGGAGTACTGAAATAAAAACCGACTTTACGAAAAGAGGTTGAGATACAAGGCATGCTGCGGCTGCGCTTTGTATTCTTAACCTTTTTTATATTCAGCAGTCAGGGCGGCCGGTAGTTCGTACATTTAAAGATCTCTTTTTTGTTTTTTAGCTGCTGAGCAGGATGGGATCACTTTACCAAAGATGCAATCTGGAGGAGGACATTATGGCGGATTATAGTTTTTCATGCACGAGCTGCGGTGTATACAACTGCACAACAAGGGAAGCGGAATTTCCGAAAGCCTGCCCCACGACGAATTCCGATGAGGTGTTCCTTGAGGAAGCCCTTGATGCTTATAAAAAGGACGAGCTGGTATCGAGAATCGCACGGGCATCGGCGGAGGTCGAGGGACAACTCTACGGCAAGCTGACCAGAGTCGAGGAGATTATTGAATTTGCCAAAAAATTGGGCGCAAAGAAGATCGGTATTGCAACCTGCGCCGGATTGATTCAGGAAAGCAAGATTTTTGCGAAAATTTTGAAAGCCCGGGGATTAGAATTCTATAGTGTCATATGCAAAGTCGGAGGCGTGGATAAGACCGAAATCGGCATCCCTGAAAAGGATAAAGTAAGAAAAGGCGGCCATGAGTCGCTCTGCAATCCGCTTATGCAGGCGAGGATCCTCAATGCGGAACAAACTGATCTGAATGTGGTGGTCGGACTTTGCGTCGGTCATGATTCGCTGTTCATGAAATATTCGGACGCCCCTGTAACAACGTTGGTGACGAAGGACCGTGTTATGGGCCATAACACGGTTGCCGCGCTGTATACGACAGGCTCGTACTACGCCAAGCTTCTCCGTTCAGAATAAAAAATTGGGAAGGGAGACGAATATGGGGGGGGGAGAAGGAGCATTTCCTTTATCCGGTTCTCGGCAGCCGCATGCAGAAGAACAGGTTATAAGGACGGCAGCTTCTTATAATTGCGGCGGTTTATGTGTATTGAAAGCGTATGTCGCCATCCTTGGCTTGTTTGTCATTAAAAGAGCGGACACAACAATTAGACGCATATAATTTCCAAAAGTTTCAAATTGATTATGTGTCAGCATTGAGCATTTTGAGACAGCAGCACAAAGCCCCGAACCAGGCGGTTCGGGGCTTTCCATAGAATAAAAATGGGGGATATTAGTTCTCGGCCGCTGCTGACAGTCCGAGCCCTTCGGCAATTCGGGTGCCGAACTCGGGATCGGCTTTGTAGAAATGGCCAATCTGGCGGAGCTTGATGTCATCTTGTTCCACCGGCTTCATCGCATCGACGATGTTGCGCACCAGTCTGGCGCGTTCGTCTTCGCTCAGCAGGCGGTACAGATCGCCAGGCTGGGTGTAGTGATCGTCATGGTCGTAGGCGACGCTGGCGGCCTGCCCGGAGACTTCATATGGGGCAATCTTGTGCTCCGGAGACTCTTTCGGTCCGCCGAAGCTGTTCGGTTCGTAGTATACGGAGGCGCCGCCGTTGCTGCCATAGGCCATCGCGCCGTCTCGTTGGTGGTTATGCACCGGGCACTGCGGACGGTTGATCGGGAGCTGATTATGGTTCGGTCCCACCCGGTAGCGGTGGGCGTCGGCATAGGCGAACAGACGGCCCTGCAGCATTTTGTCGGGAGAAGCCTCGATGCCGGGAACGAAGGAACCCGGGGAGAAGGTGGCCTGCTCCACTTCGGCAAAATAGTTCTCTGGATTGCGGTCCAAAACCATGCGGCCGACCTCAATCAGCGGGTAATCTTGTTGCGACCATACTTTGGTGACATCGTACGGATCGAAGCGGTACGTATCCGCGTCTTCAATCGGCATAATCTGCACGTACAGCTTCCATGCCGGGAAATCGCCGTTGGCGATTGCGTTGAATAAGTCTTCCGTATGGTAATCCGGATGCTCTCCGGCGATTTTGGCTGCCACATCGACATCCATGTTCTGAATACCCTGCTCGGTTTTAAAATGGTATTTCACCCAAACGGCTTGTCCTTCGGCGTTGACCCATTTGAACGTATGGCTGCCGAAGCCGTGCATATGGCGCAGCGTTGCCGGAATGCCGCGGTCGGACATCAGAATGGTAACCTGATGCAGTGACTCGGGCGAAAGGGACCAGAAATCCCAGACGGCTGTCGGATTTTTCAGATGGGTCTGAGGATGGCGCTTCTGCGTATGGATAAAGTCCGGGAACTTGATCGCATCACGGATGAAGAAGACCGGAGTGTTATTGCCGACAAGATCGTAGTTTCCTTCCTCGGTGTAGAACTTGACGGCAAAGCCGCGCGGATCGCGGACGGTATCGGCCGAACCCAGTTCGCCGGCAACGGTGGAGAAACGGATGAACATGGGCGTGCGTTTGCCAATGTGGGAGAGGAAGGCTGTCTTTGTATATTGAGAAAGATCCTGAGTGACTTCAAAATATCCGTGAGCTCCGGCGCCTTTGGCATGAACGACACGTTCCGGGATGCGCTCTCTGTTGAAGTGAGCCAGCTTTTCCAGCAGATGGACGTCTTGGATCAAGGTCGGGCCTCGCGAGCCTGCGGTAAGCGAATTTTGGTTGTCTCCTACCGGAGCGCCCCAACTGGTCGTTAAGCGGTCATGGTTTGAACTCATACACATGTCACCTCATATGATTAAATTTAGATTTAGTATAAGTATCATGATAAATAGTATTTTTGGAAAAAGCAATATTTTAAATAATATTTTAATTGAAAGGTTTTTAAAATAGGGCGGGAAGAGGGCGGAAATACTGGCAGGCAGACGCCGAAAATGTTGGGAGGCAGACGGCGAAAGACGGAAAAAGGCGGAAAGTATCCTGAGGATCAATAAAAAAACCCATCCGATTAGGACGGGTTTCGGACGGGTATGATGAGGGGAGTCAGGAGGAAATATACATTTTGGCGTAGTACTCCTCCAGCATGCGCTTAGTCGCGAATTCCGTGCGAGTCGTCTCGATGCTTCTGCGCATCATTTGCGTCCATTTCTCGCGGTTGTCGTAATAAGTGGGAAGCACGCGTTGCAGCAGGGTGTCGTACAGGGCATCGCTGTCATGACGGTCCAGCAGCTCGAAGTCAGTCGTCTCGAAGCCGTCGCCGATCTGCCAGCCGTTCTCGCCGTCGATGCAGGCCTCAGGCCACCAGCCGTCCAGAATGGAGCAGTTGAGCACGCCGTTCATGGCGGCCTTCATCCCGGATGTTCCGCTCGCTTCAAGCGGTCTGCGCGGATTGTTAAGCCACACGTCGGAGCCGCGGGTCAGCATCGCGCCAATCGTCATATCGTAGTTCTCCAGGAATACGACGCTTTTCGGATACTTTTTCATCATGGCGACCAGGTTGCTGACGATTTTTTTGCCGGTGTCGTCCAGCGGATGCGCCTTGCCGGAGAAGACGATTTGCACTTTGCCCGATTCCAGGTAGGGCTCGATAATGTCGGGCCGCGAAAAGAGGAGATCGCTTCGTTTATAAGGGGCGGCTCTGCGGGAGAAGCCTATCAATAGATTGTCCTCATTCAGCCGAATGCCGGAACGTTCTTCGATAAACCCAATCAGCTCGGTTTTGATCTCCGCATGGGCACTCCACAGGTC includes these proteins:
- a CDS encoding DUF1847 domain-containing protein is translated as MADYSFSCTSCGVYNCTTREAEFPKACPTTNSDEVFLEEALDAYKKDELVSRIARASAEVEGQLYGKLTRVEEIIEFAKKLGAKKIGIATCAGLIQESKIFAKILKARGLEFYSVICKVGGVDKTEIGIPEKDKVRKGGHESLCNPLMQARILNAEQTDLNVVVGLCVGHDSLFMKYSDAPVTTLVTKDRVMGHNTVAALYTTGSYYAKLLRSE
- the katA gene encoding catalase KatA, with amino-acid sequence MSSNHDRLTTSWGAPVGDNQNSLTAGSRGPTLIQDVHLLEKLAHFNRERIPERVVHAKGAGAHGYFEVTQDLSQYTKTAFLSHIGKRTPMFIRFSTVAGELGSADTVRDPRGFAVKFYTEEGNYDLVGNNTPVFFIRDAIKFPDFIHTQKRHPQTHLKNPTAVWDFWSLSPESLHQVTILMSDRGIPATLRHMHGFGSHTFKWVNAEGQAVWVKYHFKTEQGIQNMDVDVAAKIAGEHPDYHTEDLFNAIANGDFPAWKLYVQIMPIEDADTYRFDPYDVTKVWSQQDYPLIEVGRMVLDRNPENYFAEVEQATFSPGSFVPGIEASPDKMLQGRLFAYADAHRYRVGPNHNQLPINRPQCPVHNHQRDGAMAYGSNGGASVYYEPNSFGGPKESPEHKIAPYEVSGQAASVAYDHDDHYTQPGDLYRLLSEDERARLVRNIVDAMKPVEQDDIKLRQIGHFYKADPEFGTRIAEGLGLSAAAEN